In one window of Rhodoglobus vestalii DNA:
- a CDS encoding Lrp/AsnC family transcriptional regulator, producing the protein MTEHKTPAIDSIDRVILASLAANARISGSALAARAGVAESTVSQRLRRLHDDGHLRGFHADIDVAKLGMSVQALISIKLVKHVREEVDAFRSAAPNWPGVLAFFHTGGGDDYLLHVAARSAAELRDFMLTYLASHPAVSHTETNLVFEHVKGRGLEQLLS; encoded by the coding sequence GTGACCGAGCACAAGACCCCAGCAATCGACTCAATTGATCGTGTGATCCTGGCAAGTTTGGCGGCCAATGCTCGCATTTCTGGCTCCGCTCTTGCGGCCCGTGCGGGGGTCGCCGAATCCACCGTGTCGCAGCGACTCCGTCGATTGCATGACGACGGCCACCTGCGCGGATTTCATGCCGATATCGATGTCGCCAAGCTCGGGATGAGCGTTCAGGCTCTGATCTCCATCAAGCTCGTCAAGCACGTGCGCGAAGAGGTGGATGCCTTCCGCAGTGCTGCACCCAATTGGCCCGGTGTGTTGGCGTTCTTCCACACCGGCGGCGGAGACGACTACCTACTCCACGTTGCGGCCCGAAGCGCGGCAGAGCTCCGCGACTTCATGCTCACCTATTTGGCCAGTCACCCGGCGGTCTCCCACACCGAAACTAACCTGGTGTTCGAGCACGTGAAGGGTCGAGGCCTCGAGCAGTTACTGTCGTAG
- a CDS encoding DUF4032 domain-containing protein, which translates to MTGSVNITAATVDPALLDLPWALPLELWPDDAIATLPKGISRHLVRFANLSGYVVAIKETSSELAKREYDMLRTLQKLDVPCVDPLAIVTNRSSADGEELKSVLVTRHLRFSLPYRAVYSQSLRPETARRLVDALAVLLVRLHIVGFFWGDVSLSNTLFRRDAGAFAAYLVDAETGQLYDRLSNGQRENDLEIGRVNIAGELLDLQAGGRLEEDIDPVEISNGIVARYRTLWQELTGSERFDHSERWRINQRVERLNALGFDIEELAITTEDSGTRVRIQPKVVDAGHHSRRLLRLTGLDAQENQARRLLNDMDSYRAAFDKQDMDEEMLAHEWAARVFEPVIRAIPKELRGKLEPAEIFHQLLDHRRQLAQDSGRDIPLAEAVGSYVENVLQFRRDEATMINPPTDAFTAPITLPTAGIDSDENSDENSDDDEEDWRLKV; encoded by the coding sequence ATGACTGGTTCTGTCAACATCACCGCTGCCACCGTCGATCCGGCACTGCTGGATCTTCCCTGGGCGCTGCCACTCGAGCTGTGGCCCGACGACGCGATTGCGACTCTCCCCAAGGGCATCTCCCGTCATCTGGTGCGCTTTGCGAACCTCAGTGGCTATGTGGTGGCGATCAAGGAGACCTCAAGCGAGCTCGCCAAGCGAGAGTACGACATGTTACGCACCCTGCAGAAACTTGATGTGCCGTGTGTCGACCCACTCGCAATCGTCACTAACCGTTCCTCGGCAGACGGTGAAGAGCTCAAGTCGGTTCTCGTGACCCGGCACCTGCGGTTCTCGCTGCCGTACCGCGCTGTTTACTCGCAGAGTCTGCGCCCAGAAACAGCTCGTCGACTGGTCGACGCCCTCGCGGTGCTGCTCGTGCGTCTGCACATCGTTGGGTTCTTCTGGGGCGATGTCTCGCTGTCGAATACCCTTTTCCGACGCGACGCCGGTGCGTTTGCCGCCTATCTGGTGGATGCCGAAACCGGTCAACTGTACGACCGTCTCTCCAATGGTCAGCGCGAGAATGATCTCGAAATCGGCCGCGTAAACATTGCGGGCGAGTTGCTCGACCTGCAGGCCGGTGGTCGACTCGAAGAAGACATCGATCCCGTCGAAATCAGCAACGGAATTGTGGCCAGGTACCGCACATTATGGCAAGAACTTACCGGGTCTGAACGCTTCGATCACTCTGAGCGGTGGCGCATCAACCAGCGTGTCGAACGCCTCAACGCTCTCGGGTTCGATATTGAAGAACTTGCCATCACCACCGAAGATTCGGGCACGCGGGTACGCATCCAACCCAAAGTGGTGGATGCCGGACACCACTCCCGACGTCTACTTCGCCTCACCGGGCTTGACGCCCAAGAGAACCAGGCGCGGCGACTGCTCAACGACATGGACTCGTACCGTGCGGCATTCGACAAGCAGGACATGGACGAAGAGATGCTTGCCCACGAATGGGCAGCTCGCGTCTTTGAGCCCGTGATCCGCGCGATTCCCAAAGAACTGCGCGGAAAGCTTGAACCTGCGGAGATCTTTCACCAATTGCTTGACCACCGTCGCCAATTAGCGCAGGACTCCGGTCGCGACATCCCCCTCGCCGAAGCAGTCGGCAGCTACGTCGAAAATGTACTGCAGTTTCGCCGCGACGAAGCCACCATGATTAACCCGCCAACGGACGCATTCACCGCACCGATTACGCTTCCCACCGCCGGAATCGATAGTGATGAGAACAGTGATGAGAACAGTGATGACGACGAAGAAGACTGGCGCCTGAAGGTTTAG
- a CDS encoding DsbA family protein encodes MSNGNSGGSQLSKNERREAAREKARVQRDVQKKKDRRTKLFLQGGVGLALVAIVAVIALVLVNSNQPAGPGPQNFASDGVQLSQGFIATPTDAIEADADPIPSVPDEESGVLDIQIYVDYLCPICGVFEQTNAEYIEGLVDNGAATLEVHPITILDRLSQGQRYSSRAVNAVACVADLSPNDFYSFHSLLLSEGVQPEENTSGLSNDDFITLLDTAGVENVPAISECIQEETFRSWVSNSTARALSGPIPNSEIAQVTGTPTVLVNGIKYEGGVNDLAAFQAFVIQAAGDDFTESSTPTPTPTPTPAS; translated from the coding sequence TTGAGCAACGGCAACTCCGGCGGCAGCCAACTCAGCAAGAATGAGCGACGAGAAGCGGCGCGTGAAAAGGCGCGCGTTCAGCGCGATGTGCAGAAGAAGAAAGACCGCCGCACCAAGCTGTTCCTTCAGGGTGGTGTGGGCCTCGCACTCGTTGCGATCGTCGCCGTCATTGCACTCGTGCTGGTCAACTCGAACCAACCAGCAGGCCCCGGCCCTCAGAACTTCGCCAGTGACGGTGTTCAACTGAGCCAGGGCTTCATCGCGACACCCACCGACGCTATCGAAGCGGATGCTGACCCCATCCCGAGCGTTCCGGATGAGGAATCTGGCGTGCTCGACATCCAAATCTATGTCGACTATCTCTGCCCCATCTGTGGTGTATTCGAGCAGACGAATGCTGAATACATTGAGGGCCTTGTCGACAACGGTGCGGCAACGCTCGAAGTGCACCCCATCACGATTCTCGACCGCCTCTCGCAGGGGCAGCGTTACTCCTCGCGTGCGGTGAACGCCGTTGCCTGTGTCGCTGACTTGTCGCCGAACGACTTCTACAGCTTTCACTCCCTGCTGCTGTCAGAAGGCGTACAGCCTGAGGAGAACACCAGCGGTCTGAGTAACGACGATTTCATCACGCTGCTTGACACTGCCGGAGTTGAGAACGTGCCCGCCATCAGCGAGTGCATTCAGGAGGAGACCTTCAGGTCGTGGGTGAGCAACTCAACGGCACGCGCACTGTCGGGCCCGATCCCCAACTCTGAAATCGCTCAGGTTACCGGGACCCCCACGGTTCTGGTCAACGGGATCAAGTACGAGGGCGGGGTCAATGATCTTGCTGCTTTCCAGGCGTTTGTTATCCAGGCTGCGGGAGATGACTTCACCGAGAGCTCGACCCCAACGCCCACGCCGACCCCGACCCCTGCTTCGTAG
- a CDS encoding zinc-binding dehydrogenase yields the protein MRATYIYGAGDVRVITAPDPTLVEGTDAIVRITRACVCGSDLHPFHSMKADADGRPIGHEFIGTVEEIGNDVTSLTVGDFVIAPFSFSDGTCVFCVEGLQTSCIHGGFWGGGGVTGGQAEAVRVPYADGTLVKVPGTVDESQYAGLLSLSDVYGTGWHAAHQARITAGQTVTVIGDGAVGLLAVLSAKQMGAERIILMGRHTARTDLGRAFGATDVVAERGEEGIEKVRELTGGAGSHAVLEAVGFMPAYEQALGVVRAGGVISRVGVPQYEDAPVGRRSLFGKNVTLTGGVAPVRAYIEKLLPAVLDGTVNPGLVFDQTVKLEQTPEGYISMDERTALKVMVDPT from the coding sequence ATGCGAGCTACTTACATTTATGGTGCCGGCGATGTCCGCGTGATCACTGCACCGGACCCGACACTGGTCGAGGGCACAGACGCGATTGTGCGCATCACCCGTGCATGCGTGTGTGGCAGCGATCTGCACCCGTTCCATTCAATGAAGGCGGATGCGGATGGACGCCCGATCGGGCACGAGTTCATCGGAACCGTCGAAGAAATCGGCAACGACGTCACTAGTCTCACGGTCGGCGACTTTGTGATTGCTCCGTTCTCGTTCTCGGATGGCACGTGCGTTTTCTGCGTCGAAGGGTTGCAGACGTCGTGCATTCACGGCGGTTTCTGGGGTGGGGGTGGTGTCACTGGCGGCCAAGCAGAAGCGGTGCGAGTGCCCTACGCTGACGGCACGCTAGTGAAGGTTCCCGGTACTGTTGATGAGTCGCAGTATGCTGGGCTGCTGTCACTCTCTGACGTGTATGGAACCGGATGGCACGCCGCCCATCAGGCGCGAATCACTGCTGGCCAAACAGTCACCGTGATTGGCGATGGTGCCGTCGGACTGCTCGCGGTGCTGTCGGCCAAGCAGATGGGTGCTGAGCGCATCATCCTCATGGGTCGCCACACAGCGCGCACCGATTTGGGTCGCGCGTTTGGTGCGACGGATGTCGTGGCTGAGCGTGGCGAAGAGGGCATCGAGAAGGTGCGAGAACTTACCGGTGGCGCTGGAAGCCACGCCGTTCTCGAAGCGGTGGGCTTCATGCCCGCCTACGAGCAGGCACTCGGTGTTGTCCGTGCCGGTGGCGTGATTAGCCGTGTCGGTGTTCCTCAGTATGAAGATGCACCCGTTGGGCGCCGCAGCCTGTTCGGCAAGAACGTCACCCTCACCGGTGGGGTGGCCCCGGTTCGCGCCTACATCGAAAAGTTGCTGCCCGCGGTGCTCGACGGAACGGTGAACCCGGGTCTCGTCTTCGACCAGACCGTGAAACTCGAACAAACCCCTGAGGGCTACATCTCCATGGATGAGCGCACCGCCCTTAAGGTGATGGTCGACCCGACGTAG
- a CDS encoding IclR family transcriptional regulator produces MSPARAQTGAPTALLERAMKLLGCFGPTRQALSLTELAAMSELPISTCHRIANTLVDGGFLMRGADRKYRVGTRLWTIAQHAPLSERLRESALPTLARLYEETGENITLAVFDRGQALYVDRLVGERSVPTIIRVGGHLPLHTTGVGKVLLAYQSQSVIDRYLSAQLIRPTPHSVTAPDLLRTELALVKERGYAITREEMTAGSGSIAVPIIRNGTCVAAIGVVVHLARLDATRLVATLRAASRSISDELAR; encoded by the coding sequence ATGAGCCCTGCACGTGCACAAACCGGTGCCCCCACCGCCCTTCTGGAACGAGCGATGAAACTGCTGGGATGTTTCGGTCCTACTCGCCAGGCACTGTCGCTGACCGAACTGGCCGCGATGTCAGAGCTTCCGATCTCGACCTGTCACCGAATCGCCAACACGCTCGTTGACGGCGGGTTTCTCATGCGCGGTGCCGATCGCAAGTACCGTGTTGGCACGAGACTGTGGACGATAGCGCAGCACGCCCCCTTGAGCGAGCGGCTGCGGGAGAGCGCACTGCCGACCCTCGCCAGATTGTATGAAGAGACCGGTGAGAACATCACCTTGGCGGTCTTCGACCGGGGTCAAGCGCTCTATGTCGACCGTCTTGTTGGCGAGCGAAGTGTGCCAACGATTATCCGGGTGGGCGGCCACCTGCCGTTACACACCACCGGCGTTGGCAAAGTCTTACTCGCTTATCAATCACAGTCGGTGATCGATCGTTACCTGTCGGCACAGCTGATTCGGCCGACGCCGCATTCCGTCACTGCACCCGACCTGCTCCGCACAGAACTCGCGCTTGTCAAAGAGCGAGGCTACGCGATCACCCGTGAGGAAATGACTGCGGGAAGCGGCTCCATCGCGGTGCCAATCATCCGAAATGGCACGTGTGTCGCGGCCATCGGGGTGGTCGTGCATCTGGCACGGCTGGATGCGACCCGACTCGTTGCCACCCTCAGGGCGGCCTCGCGGTCTATCTCAGACGAGCTCGCACGGTAG
- a CDS encoding trans-sulfuration enzyme family protein: MLPHNIRLETLAVHAGMEGVLESGQHVPSIDLSTTNPLPSIEVGGDSYENLATGNPIIEGHSAVYQRLWQPGVARFEDGLAALEGAEAAVAYASGMAAMAAVLISIASAGRPHVVGVRPLYGGTDHVLDNGLLGTTVTWADADSVADAIQSDTGLVVIESPANPTLELVDIRKIVSAAGDVPVLVDNTFATPVLQRPIEFGATMVLHSATKYLGGHGDVMGGVIATSEAHAKTLRNIRALTGGVLHPFAAYLLHRGLRTLPLRVRGQQETAGELARRLDGHPALARVLYPGLPGQDPAGLIGTQSAGAGSLIALDLAGGYEAAAKFTESVKLITHAVSLGGIDTLVQHPASLTHRPVASEAKPGAGVVRISVGLEHVDDLMNDITAALDEVSNG, translated from the coding sequence ATGCTGCCTCACAATATCCGACTGGAAACCCTTGCTGTTCACGCAGGAATGGAGGGCGTACTGGAATCTGGCCAGCACGTTCCCTCCATCGATCTCTCGACCACCAACCCATTACCCAGCATTGAAGTCGGCGGGGACTCCTACGAGAATCTCGCCACCGGTAACCCCATCATCGAAGGGCACTCCGCGGTCTACCAGCGTCTGTGGCAGCCGGGAGTGGCTCGTTTCGAAGACGGACTCGCCGCACTAGAAGGTGCGGAAGCTGCCGTGGCCTACGCCAGCGGCATGGCCGCAATGGCGGCGGTACTCATCTCCATCGCATCCGCGGGTCGTCCGCACGTTGTGGGTGTTCGCCCGCTCTACGGCGGAACGGACCACGTGCTCGACAACGGTTTACTTGGCACCACCGTGACGTGGGCCGATGCTGACTCCGTGGCGGATGCCATTCAATCCGACACAGGACTTGTCGTCATTGAGTCCCCCGCCAACCCCACACTCGAACTCGTCGACATCAGAAAAATTGTTTCCGCGGCAGGTGATGTGCCGGTTCTGGTCGACAACACCTTCGCCACCCCAGTGCTGCAGCGCCCCATCGAATTCGGTGCCACAATGGTGCTGCACAGTGCCACCAAGTACCTCGGCGGTCACGGTGATGTTATGGGCGGTGTTATCGCCACCAGTGAAGCGCACGCAAAGACTCTGCGCAACATTCGTGCCCTGACCGGAGGCGTGCTGCACCCCTTCGCCGCCTACCTGCTTCACCGCGGACTGCGTACCCTGCCATTGCGGGTGCGGGGGCAGCAGGAAACTGCGGGAGAGCTTGCGCGGCGCCTTGATGGGCATCCGGCTCTCGCCCGCGTGCTTTATCCCGGACTCCCCGGTCAAGACCCTGCTGGTCTGATCGGCACCCAGTCCGCAGGCGCCGGTTCGCTTATTGCTTTGGATCTGGCGGGCGGCTACGAGGCTGCAGCAAAGTTCACTGAGTCTGTGAAACTGATCACGCACGCGGTGTCTCTGGGCGGAATCGACACCCTCGTGCAGCATCCAGCATCACTCACGCACCGCCCCGTTGCCTCAGAGGCAAAGCCGGGTGCTGGCGTTGTGCGTATTTCGGTTGGTCTTGAGCACGTCGACGACCTCATGAACGACATTACTGCTGCGCTCGACGAAGTGAGCAACGGCTAG
- a CDS encoding ABC transporter ATP-binding protein, producing the protein MASVTFDNATRLYPGSTIPAVDKLNLHVEDGEFLVLVGPSGCGKSTSLRMLAGLEEVNDGSILIGDRDVTDVPPKDRDIAMVFQNYALYPHMSVAENMGFALKIAGVNKEERAARVLEAAKLLDLEPYLARKPKALSGGQRQRVAMGRAIVRQPQVFLMDEPLSNLDAKLRVQTRTQIASLQRRLGVTTVYVTHDQTEALTMGDRIAVLKDGLLQQVGTPRDLYEAPQNIFVAGFIGSPAMNLFSADIVDGGLQFGDAVVNVDRETLGETTAKTVTIGIRPEDVIVSTSGSGLPVDVDLVEELGADGYLYGHADINGERVDIVARVDGRSHPNAGEKVFLTPEPNHVHVFDTESGLRLTKKRVTTS; encoded by the coding sequence ATGGCGTCTGTAACTTTTGACAATGCAACCCGCCTCTACCCGGGATCAACGATCCCCGCTGTAGACAAGCTGAATCTTCACGTTGAAGACGGCGAATTCCTCGTACTTGTCGGCCCTTCAGGTTGCGGTAAGTCAACAAGCCTTCGCATGCTCGCCGGCCTCGAAGAGGTCAACGATGGCAGCATCCTCATCGGAGACCGCGACGTCACTGATGTTCCTCCGAAAGACCGCGACATTGCGATGGTCTTCCAGAACTACGCTCTCTACCCCCACATGTCGGTTGCCGAGAACATGGGCTTCGCGCTCAAAATCGCCGGTGTCAACAAGGAAGAGCGGGCAGCTCGCGTGCTCGAGGCGGCAAAGCTGCTCGACCTCGAGCCTTACCTCGCCCGCAAACCCAAAGCTCTTTCGGGTGGTCAGCGTCAACGTGTTGCCATGGGTCGCGCGATTGTTCGCCAGCCTCAGGTGTTCCTCATGGACGAGCCGCTCTCGAACTTGGACGCCAAGCTTCGTGTTCAGACGCGTACGCAGATTGCTAGCCTTCAGCGTCGACTCGGGGTCACTACGGTCTACGTGACTCACGACCAGACCGAAGCCCTCACCATGGGTGACCGCATCGCAGTTCTCAAGGATGGCCTCCTCCAGCAGGTTGGTACCCCTCGTGACCTGTACGAGGCACCTCAGAACATCTTCGTTGCTGGCTTCATCGGCAGCCCTGCCATGAACCTGTTCAGCGCCGACATTGTCGATGGTGGGTTGCAGTTCGGCGATGCTGTCGTGAACGTCGACCGTGAGACGCTCGGCGAGACTACCGCGAAGACGGTAACCATCGGCATCCGCCCCGAAGACGTCATCGTCTCGACCTCGGGCAGCGGCCTCCCGGTTGACGTTGACCTTGTTGAAGAACTCGGTGCTGACGGCTACCTCTATGGTCACGCCGATATCAACGGCGAGCGTGTCGACATTGTTGCTCGTGTCGATGGCCGTTCACACCCGAACGCTGGCGAGAAGGTATTCCTCACGCCTGAGCCCAACCACGTGCACGTCTTCGACACCGAGTCAGGTCTCCGCCTGACCAAGAAGCGTGTCACCACGAGCTAA